From the Acidimicrobiia bacterium genome, one window contains:
- a CDS encoding phosphatidylinositol mannoside acyltransferase, with amino-acid sequence MATTRRLKRAASYIAIRAAAGAMAIVPERLALSIGRIGGRVAWLIAGERRKLAIRHMRRVAGEEGAEQRARRMYSQYGRYWAEVLWMRPRRAHGAWKRVTVEGLDRVLAARDAGSGMIFALPHLGNWEIAGTIALHEQIELLAVAEKLGSRRLVDWFVELRNMLGIQIVLADGTREVFRRMFSMIERGGAVALLSDRDLSGRGVEVEFFGEKTTLPGGAVSIGMRTGAPVFPVGSFFQEGRGHRVVVGPPISIPTEGSPDQRLSAGVQALAGALEDLVRVAPDQWHLLQPNWPSDRALQ; translated from the coding sequence GTGGCGACGACTCGAAGACTGAAACGCGCCGCGTCGTACATTGCCATCAGGGCCGCCGCCGGCGCGATGGCGATCGTTCCAGAGCGTCTCGCGTTGTCCATCGGCCGGATTGGTGGCCGCGTCGCATGGTTGATTGCAGGCGAGCGGAGGAAGTTGGCAATACGTCACATGCGACGCGTCGCCGGCGAAGAAGGTGCCGAACAGCGTGCACGCCGGATGTACTCCCAATACGGCCGGTACTGGGCGGAGGTGTTGTGGATGCGACCGCGCCGGGCTCACGGTGCCTGGAAGAGGGTGACTGTTGAGGGTCTCGACCGCGTGCTGGCGGCCCGCGACGCCGGGAGCGGCATGATCTTTGCCTTGCCGCACCTGGGAAACTGGGAGATCGCCGGAACGATCGCTTTGCACGAGCAGATAGAGTTGCTGGCGGTGGCCGAGAAGCTCGGCAGCCGCCGTCTCGTCGACTGGTTCGTGGAGCTTCGTAACATGCTCGGTATCCAGATAGTGCTCGCGGACGGGACCCGCGAGGTTTTCCGGAGGATGTTCAGCATGATCGAGCGTGGCGGAGCGGTCGCCCTCCTCTCGGATCGTGACTTGAGCGGTCGAGGCGTCGAGGTGGAATTCTTCGGTGAGAAGACGACTCTGCCGGGTGGTGCCGTAAGCATCGGTATGCGCACCGGGGCCCCTGTGTTTCCTGTCGGCTCGTTCTTTCAAGAGGGCCGTGGCCATCGAGTCGTGGTCGGCCCACCTATCTCAATCCCAACCGAAGGTTCTCCGGATCAGAGGCTGTCCGCCGGCGTACAGGCGTTGGCAGGTGCCCTCGAAGATCTTGTGCGGGTGGCTCCCGACCAATGGCATCTCCTCCAGCCGAACTGGCCGTCCGACCGGGCACTCCAGTGA
- a CDS encoding citrate synthase encodes MDEAVLRVGDREITLPVIVGTEGEVAIDTNQLRAQTGFVTHDKGFANTAEALSSVTFLDGEKGILRYRGYPIEQIADSASFLEVSYLCLYGELPTASQYEEFVDDINHHTLVREDMKHLYEAFPTDAHPMQMLASAVSALATFYPDALDPTDEQAIDISAKRLIAKMITLVAWGYKYGLSQPFQYPRNDLDYTSNFLHMMFSYPTEAYEVDPVISKALDVLLNLHADHEQNCSTSTVRMVGSSQANLFSSVASGIHALSGPLHGGANQQVVVMLDEIIKGGGDVEQFVEKAKDKDDPFRLMGFGHRVYKNFDPRARIIKRYAGDVLDKLGKDDPMLDVAKQLEEVALSDEYFAERKLYPNVDFYSGIIYKAMGFPVDLFTVLFAIGRLPGWIAQWKEMRFDPTTRIGRPRQIYVGESERKFISMDQR; translated from the coding sequence ATGGACGAGGCCGTACTACGAGTGGGAGATCGAGAGATCACATTACCGGTGATCGTCGGCACGGAAGGCGAAGTGGCGATCGATACCAACCAGCTGCGCGCGCAGACGGGATTCGTCACTCACGACAAGGGATTCGCCAACACGGCAGAGGCGCTCAGTTCGGTCACTTTCCTCGACGGGGAAAAAGGCATCCTGCGCTATCGGGGCTACCCGATCGAGCAGATCGCCGACAGCGCTTCTTTCCTCGAGGTCTCCTATCTCTGCCTCTACGGTGAGCTGCCGACGGCTTCTCAGTACGAAGAGTTCGTCGACGACATCAACCATCACACGCTGGTGCGCGAGGACATGAAGCACCTCTACGAGGCCTTCCCGACCGACGCCCACCCGATGCAGATGCTGGCGTCGGCGGTTTCCGCGCTGGCGACCTTCTATCCGGATGCCCTGGATCCAACGGATGAGCAGGCCATCGACATCAGCGCCAAGCGACTCATCGCCAAGATGATCACCTTGGTGGCCTGGGGATACAAGTACGGCCTGAGCCAACCATTCCAGTACCCGAGGAACGACCTCGACTACACGTCGAACTTCCTGCACATGATGTTCTCGTACCCGACCGAGGCCTACGAGGTCGACCCGGTCATCTCCAAGGCTCTCGACGTCCTGCTGAACCTTCACGCCGACCACGAGCAGAACTGTTCGACATCGACCGTGCGGATGGTCGGCTCATCACAAGCCAACCTGTTCTCATCGGTCGCGTCGGGCATCCATGCCCTGTCGGGCCCGCTCCACGGTGGAGCGAACCAGCAGGTCGTGGTCATGCTCGATGAGATCATCAAGGGCGGCGGCGACGTCGAGCAGTTCGTCGAGAAGGCCAAGGACAAGGATGATCCGTTCCGGCTCATGGGATTCGGTCACCGCGTCTACAAGAACTTCGACCCGCGGGCTCGGATCATCAAGCGCTACGCAGGTGATGTGCTCGACAAACTCGGCAAGGACGACCCGATGCTCGATGTCGCCAAGCAACTCGAAGAGGTTGCCTTGTCGGATGAATACTTCGCAGAGCGCAAGCTCTATCCGAACGTCGACTTCTACTCGGGCATCATCTACAAGGCGATGGGATTCCCGGTCGACCTGTTCACCGTGCTGTTCGCCATCGGAAGGCTCCCGGGCTGGATCGCCCAGTGGAAGGAGATGCGCTTCGACCCGACCACGCGGATCGGTCGTCCACGGCAGATCTACGTCGGTGAATCCGAGCGCAAGTTCATCAGCATGGACCAGAGGTAG
- a CDS encoding DUF3048 domain-containing protein, translating into MQKLLERFKNLSSAQQLAAGGGAAVILILLVTALLLSGGGDGSQEEPSTTTTTTTVAETTTTTEPETTTTTTPPEVTGQVWPLTGVTDPEAVPSAPILVAKIDNSPSSRPQTGLREADMVIEVLVEGGVARFLAFYQSTIPIEIGPIRSTREVDPKLIAPFGVVFAHSGGVDSNVQAIREVAVDAGHPVLGAAAYARDPDRPAVYDLMLNPDPALELAGETSGDIWFRFDQDLPEGDYEQALTVDVSMSPLTDLTYRWSSTDEGFLRFHGDKAHLDDTGEQVVVNNVLVLEVEQFDSGRTDGAGNPVPDYRVTGTGDAYLFRDGVAIRGTWERGSQDGFFRILDDDSQPIPLAPGSVWIELMPNGRSLAWQ; encoded by the coding sequence ATGCAAAAGCTACTCGAACGCTTCAAGAATCTCTCCAGTGCACAGCAACTCGCCGCCGGGGGCGGAGCGGCTGTGATACTCATCCTGCTGGTCACTGCTCTACTGCTGTCGGGCGGCGGTGACGGGTCACAGGAAGAGCCGTCGACCACGACTACAACCACCACTGTTGCCGAGACCACGACGACGACCGAACCGGAAACGACCACCACAACCACCCCGCCTGAGGTCACCGGGCAGGTTTGGCCCTTGACCGGTGTGACCGATCCGGAGGCCGTGCCCTCGGCGCCGATTCTCGTGGCGAAGATAGACAACAGCCCATCTTCTCGACCCCAGACCGGGCTGCGCGAGGCCGACATGGTGATCGAGGTCTTGGTGGAGGGCGGGGTAGCCCGGTTTCTCGCCTTCTATCAATCGACGATCCCGATCGAAATCGGGCCCATCCGCAGCACACGCGAGGTAGATCCGAAGCTCATCGCACCGTTTGGGGTCGTGTTCGCTCACTCGGGCGGAGTCGATTCCAACGTACAGGCAATCCGTGAGGTGGCGGTTGATGCCGGCCACCCGGTTCTCGGCGCGGCGGCTTATGCTCGAGACCCGGATCGGCCGGCGGTTTACGACCTCATGCTGAATCCGGACCCGGCGCTCGAACTGGCCGGGGAGACCAGCGGTGATATCTGGTTCCGGTTCGACCAGGACTTGCCCGAAGGCGACTACGAGCAAGCGCTCACCGTCGACGTGTCGATGTCGCCGTTGACCGACCTCACCTACCGGTGGTCGTCGACGGACGAGGGCTTCCTGCGTTTTCACGGAGACAAGGCTCACCTCGACGACACCGGGGAGCAGGTAGTTGTGAACAACGTCTTGGTGCTCGAAGTCGAGCAATTCGACAGCGGCCGAACCGACGGTGCAGGCAATCCCGTGCCCGATTACCGGGTCACCGGAACCGGTGATGCCTACCTGTTCCGCGATGGGGTCGCCATCCGGGGAACATGGGAGAGAGGCAGTCAGGACGGCTTCTTCAGAATCCTCGACGATGACAGCCAGCCCATCCCACTGGCACCGGGAAGCGTTTGGATCGAACTCATGCCGAACGGCCGCAGTCTGGCCTGGCAGTAG
- a CDS encoding CDP-alcohol phosphatidyltransferase family protein, translating to MIEQRARGHIERYVEPIGRVLVSARFTPMTVTIVGLLLVVSGAVLVGLEVTVLGAWIVALGSALDGLDGAVARLSGKASKRGAFVDSVSDRLGETAMWAGLAFAVSDETSVLALLCVLNLGASLLVSYLRARAESVGADGRGGLMGRAERVILFSAGLVFNFVPIMLWVMAALTWMTVAQRFALVWRRLED from the coding sequence ATGATCGAACAACGAGCTCGAGGGCATATCGAACGCTACGTCGAACCGATCGGCCGCGTTCTCGTGTCTGCTCGCTTCACGCCGATGACCGTGACCATCGTGGGATTACTCCTCGTGGTCAGCGGAGCGGTCCTCGTCGGGTTGGAGGTCACGGTTCTCGGAGCGTGGATAGTCGCGCTCGGATCTGCACTCGACGGCCTCGATGGAGCGGTTGCCCGCCTGTCGGGCAAGGCCTCGAAACGGGGAGCGTTCGTCGACTCAGTTTCTGATCGGCTCGGTGAGACCGCCATGTGGGCGGGCCTTGCCTTTGCAGTTTCCGATGAGACCTCCGTCCTGGCCCTGCTCTGTGTGCTCAACCTCGGCGCATCCCTGCTCGTCTCGTATCTGCGAGCGCGAGCCGAGTCCGTCGGAGCCGACGGCCGGGGCGGTCTCATGGGTCGCGCCGAAAGGGTGATCCTCTTCTCCGCCGGGTTGGTCTTCAACTTCGTTCCGATAATGCTGTGGGTGATGGCAGCTCTCACCTGGATGACGGTCGCGCAACGGTTCGCTTTGGTGTGGCGACGACTCGAAGACTGA
- a CDS encoding aminoglycoside phosphotransferase family protein, producing the protein MDAIDIAKKLARGGRVHELSGISGRAFRLFAPHATTILTVYRSTSLQRREQRALESLSGVEGIPKVIEWGIEDDTAWGLFEDAGAWNLATLPSSTSAARQAGRILRSVHEASPDQLTNLAGGMDAAWLRSEYQSVFNRLTRYRRRVGLSQQLLERALAAEPPVGGVPTSCHTNPRPDRFRVDDESGRVTLVDWAWATAAPAEWDFSLAVSTLRRTTGQNAANALIEGYGRTMPEEILRPWIVFHSGREMLQEAETRDGRLDNLAVVVRELEAALLD; encoded by the coding sequence ATGGACGCGATTGACATCGCCAAGAAACTCGCTCGCGGTGGCCGCGTTCACGAGCTTTCCGGCATCTCTGGTCGAGCTTTTCGTCTCTTCGCCCCACATGCAACCACCATCCTGACGGTGTATCGATCGACTTCCCTGCAAAGGCGGGAACAACGGGCTCTGGAGTCGTTGAGCGGCGTTGAAGGCATCCCGAAGGTCATCGAGTGGGGCATAGAAGACGACACCGCATGGGGGTTGTTCGAGGACGCGGGAGCCTGGAACCTCGCAACGCTTCCGAGTAGTACGAGTGCGGCCCGACAAGCCGGGCGAATCCTCCGGTCGGTTCACGAGGCAAGCCCGGACCAGCTGACGAATCTGGCGGGAGGCATGGACGCGGCCTGGCTCCGATCGGAGTATCAGTCGGTCTTCAACAGACTCACACGCTACCGGCGGAGGGTGGGCCTTTCACAGCAGTTACTGGAGCGTGCCCTCGCAGCGGAGCCCCCGGTGGGCGGCGTTCCGACCTCCTGTCACACCAATCCTCGACCCGACCGCTTCCGGGTCGACGACGAGTCGGGCCGCGTCACACTCGTCGACTGGGCCTGGGCGACAGCCGCTCCCGCGGAATGGGACTTCTCTCTGGCGGTCTCCACGTTGCGTCGCACCACCGGGCAGAACGCCGCCAACGCCCTCATCGAAGGTTACGGCCGCACGATGCCCGAAGAGATCCTGCGACCGTGGATCGTGTTCCACAGCGGCCGGGAGATGCTCCAGGAGGCCGAGACACGCGACGGTCGCCTCGACAACCTGGCGGTCGTCGTCCGGGAGCTCGAAGCAGCGCTGCTCGACTGA
- a CDS encoding glycosyltransferase family 4 protein: MASPPAELAVRPGTPVKVAVVSPYAVDQPGGVQDQVMGISLRLAGHGIDSWVVAPGLSGPPGARLVGRALKVPANGSRAPIAVNPSTLRRVGEAVEGADVVHLHEPLMPLVGWGLLRKVAIPTVGTFHADPSTLVRAAYRRLGPITRRLVRGLASVTAVSEVAASAVRSLRPDLRIIPNAVDVGQYRGELDKKPRRIVFLGRDEPRKGLDVLLAAWPDIIRVVPAAELDVIGADRAEPLRGVRFHGRVADSEKRSILGEASVFVAPNLGGESFGITLLEGMAAGCAVVASDLPAFQAVGGDAVEFFPRGNVEGLATKVAGLLLDEKRRVGVAEAGMRRSEIYDWTTVLPAYIDLYQSALCGP, encoded by the coding sequence ATGGCATCTCCTCCAGCCGAACTGGCCGTCCGACCGGGCACTCCAGTGAAGGTGGCCGTCGTATCCCCTTATGCCGTCGACCAGCCGGGCGGCGTTCAAGACCAGGTCATGGGGATAAGCCTGCGCCTCGCCGGCCACGGCATTGATTCTTGGGTGGTGGCACCCGGGCTGTCCGGCCCACCCGGTGCCAGGCTGGTGGGAAGAGCCCTGAAGGTTCCCGCCAACGGCTCCCGGGCGCCGATCGCGGTGAATCCATCGACACTGCGACGCGTCGGAGAGGCCGTAGAAGGCGCCGACGTCGTGCATCTCCACGAGCCGCTGATGCCGCTGGTGGGATGGGGTCTCCTGCGGAAGGTGGCTATTCCGACCGTCGGGACCTTTCACGCAGACCCCTCGACGCTCGTTCGCGCCGCCTACCGCCGCCTCGGTCCGATCACACGGCGCCTGGTGCGCGGATTGGCGAGTGTCACGGCGGTGAGCGAGGTGGCTGCCTCGGCGGTGCGGTCGTTGAGGCCAGATCTCAGAATCATCCCGAACGCGGTCGATGTCGGGCAATATCGAGGTGAACTCGACAAGAAGCCGCGGCGGATCGTGTTCCTGGGTCGGGATGAGCCTCGCAAGGGATTGGATGTTCTGCTCGCCGCTTGGCCTGACATCATAAGAGTGGTGCCGGCCGCGGAACTCGACGTGATCGGGGCGGACCGTGCCGAGCCGCTTCGAGGCGTCCGGTTCCACGGACGGGTCGCGGATTCCGAGAAACGCAGCATCCTGGGAGAAGCTTCGGTATTCGTTGCGCCGAACCTCGGCGGTGAGAGTTTCGGGATCACCTTGCTCGAGGGCATGGCCGCCGGCTGCGCGGTGGTTGCCTCTGATTTGCCGGCGTTTCAAGCGGTTGGAGGAGACGCAGTCGAGTTCTTCCCGCGCGGGAACGTCGAGGGACTTGCGACCAAGGTCGCCGGGCTTCTGCTGGACGAGAAACGCAGGGTCGGAGTGGCGGAAGCCGGCATGCGGCGATCGGAGATCTACGACTGGACTACAGTGCTGCCTGCGTACATAGATTTGTACCAGTCCGCCCTTTGCGGCCCCTGA
- the thrS gene encoding threonine--tRNA ligase — protein MTIQLTFPDGSVHEHEDGVTGLDVAASIGARLAKAAVAVKLDGDLLDLSRPLPGGGPFEVVTESTEEGRHIIRHSAAHIMAQAVLDLFDGATFAIGPAITDGFYYDFNIGRPFDADDLERIEQRMAEIVLADQTFSREEHSIPDALGMFADQPYKTEIIESVDETEVGGGDGVTVYRNEDFVDLCRGPHLPSTGRLKAVKLLRSAGAYWRGDENRDQLQRIYGTAWESKKALDEYVERLAEAERRDHRRLGNELDLFSFPSELGSGLAVWHPKGGLLRTIIEDYSRRTHLSHGYEIVATPHVAKAHLWETSGHLDFYAEGMFPGMILDEQTEYRMKPMNCPFHILIYKSKGRSYRELPLRLFELGTVYRYERSGVVHGLLRARGFTQDDSHIFAMESQIGDELQNLLDFTLMVLRDFGFEEFEADLSTKPDKYVGEDESWEKAESALQQALETAGLPFEIAAGEGAFYGPKIDVHVRDAIGRRWQLSTLQVDFGQPANFDLLYASGDNTRERPVMIHRALMGSIERFVGILVEHYAGAFPPWLSPVQAAVVPVADRHIEYARKVAGSLHEARLRVEVDEADDTVGEKIRRAITSKTPAVLVVGDQDVETGTVGIRLRGDENERRGIAIESAILELAALAAPPR, from the coding sequence ATGACCATCCAACTTACTTTTCCCGACGGATCTGTTCATGAACACGAAGACGGCGTCACCGGCCTCGACGTTGCGGCTTCGATAGGCGCCCGCCTCGCCAAGGCGGCGGTGGCCGTCAAGCTCGACGGTGACCTCCTCGACTTGAGCAGGCCGCTGCCGGGCGGCGGACCGTTCGAAGTCGTGACCGAGTCGACCGAAGAGGGCCGCCACATCATCAGACATTCGGCGGCGCACATCATGGCTCAGGCCGTCCTCGATCTGTTCGACGGGGCGACCTTTGCCATCGGACCGGCGATCACCGACGGCTTCTACTACGACTTCAACATCGGCCGGCCGTTCGATGCAGACGATCTGGAGCGAATAGAGCAGCGGATGGCTGAAATCGTGCTGGCCGACCAGACTTTCTCGAGGGAGGAACACTCGATACCGGACGCTCTCGGGATGTTCGCCGATCAGCCCTACAAGACCGAGATCATCGAGTCCGTCGACGAGACTGAGGTGGGAGGGGGCGACGGCGTCACCGTCTATCGCAACGAAGACTTCGTTGATCTCTGTCGGGGACCACACCTTCCGAGCACGGGTCGCCTCAAGGCGGTGAAGCTGCTTCGGTCGGCCGGCGCTTACTGGCGTGGGGATGAGAACCGGGACCAACTCCAGCGCATCTACGGCACCGCCTGGGAGTCGAAGAAGGCTCTGGACGAATACGTCGAGCGTCTCGCAGAGGCAGAGCGACGTGATCACCGGCGGCTGGGCAACGAGCTGGATCTGTTCTCTTTCCCCTCTGAGCTGGGTTCCGGGTTGGCCGTTTGGCATCCGAAGGGCGGACTTCTGCGCACGATCATCGAGGACTACAGCCGAAGGACCCACCTGAGTCACGGTTACGAGATCGTCGCGACTCCTCACGTCGCCAAGGCGCACCTTTGGGAGACCTCAGGGCATCTCGACTTCTATGCGGAGGGCATGTTCCCCGGGATGATCCTCGATGAACAGACCGAGTACCGGATGAAACCGATGAATTGTCCCTTCCACATCTTGATCTACAAGAGCAAGGGGCGAAGCTATCGGGAGCTTCCTCTGCGGCTGTTCGAGCTCGGTACCGTTTACCGCTACGAGCGTTCCGGAGTCGTGCACGGGCTCTTGCGGGCCAGGGGCTTCACCCAGGACGACAGTCACATCTTCGCCATGGAGTCTCAGATCGGCGACGAGTTGCAGAACCTCCTCGATTTCACACTGATGGTTCTGAGAGATTTCGGATTCGAGGAGTTCGAGGCCGACCTCTCGACGAAGCCGGACAAGTATGTGGGCGAGGACGAATCCTGGGAAAAGGCCGAGTCTGCTTTGCAGCAGGCGCTTGAAACTGCGGGCTTGCCCTTTGAGATCGCGGCCGGCGAGGGCGCCTTCTACGGCCCGAAGATCGATGTGCACGTGCGCGACGCGATCGGCCGCCGCTGGCAACTCTCGACCCTCCAAGTCGATTTCGGGCAACCCGCCAACTTCGACCTGCTCTACGCCTCCGGGGACAACACGCGCGAGCGCCCCGTGATGATCCATCGTGCACTCATGGGTTCGATAGAGCGCTTCGTCGGAATCCTCGTCGAGCACTACGCGGGAGCTTTTCCACCCTGGCTTTCGCCGGTCCAGGCCGCCGTCGTTCCGGTAGCCGACCGTCATATCGAATACGCTCGCAAGGTGGCCGGCTCTCTCCACGAGGCTCGTTTGCGGGTCGAGGTCGACGAGGCAGATGACACGGTGGGTGAGAAGATTCGCCGGGCGATCACTTCCAAGACACCGGCGGTTCTCGTAGTCGGAGATCAGGATGTCGAGACCGGCACGGTGGGTATCCGGCTGCGCGGCGATGAGAATGAGCGGCGTGGAATAGCAATCGAGTCTGCCATTCTGGAACTCGCCGCCCTGGCGGCACCGCCGCGATGA
- the mshD gene encoding mycothiol synthase, protein MFARPLDYPADLPALDRLFGLCQSHDGHHPLSEHKYASLRRGDPHGDGFAVERERRIVGYVHLLESRRAGTFELEKAVEPPYRGLVDRDLLLAALEKVRRRDGEEVHAWVYQRGEARSLEDLGFELVRRLKQMRVALPVVDQTIPPGIEFRGYEPSDEAQLLHIHNRAFEGHLEAGNWSPQDLHERQAYEWYDPAGLRTAWKGERLVAFCWTKVHSGGLGEIYLIATDPDQRGRGYGRAAALEGLRFLNRRAGSTTGMLYVDAVNDGALRLYEQLGFRCHHTDLDFRLRI, encoded by the coding sequence ATGTTTGCCCGCCCTCTCGATTACCCCGCCGACCTTCCCGCACTCGACCGCCTGTTCGGACTGTGCCAATCCCACGATGGGCATCATCCTCTGAGCGAGCACAAATACGCCTCTCTCAGAAGAGGCGACCCGCACGGGGATGGATTCGCCGTCGAAAGAGAACGTCGCATAGTGGGCTATGTCCATCTCCTGGAAAGTAGACGCGCCGGAACATTCGAGCTCGAGAAGGCCGTGGAACCTCCCTATCGCGGCCTGGTGGATAGAGATTTGTTGCTGGCGGCTCTCGAGAAGGTACGGCGCCGCGACGGTGAAGAGGTTCATGCCTGGGTGTATCAGCGGGGTGAAGCCCGGTCCCTGGAGGATCTCGGGTTCGAGTTGGTGAGAAGACTCAAACAGATGAGAGTCGCCCTGCCGGTCGTCGACCAGACAATCCCTCCCGGCATCGAGTTCCGCGGGTACGAACCATCGGATGAGGCGCAACTCCTCCACATCCACAACCGTGCGTTCGAGGGCCACCTCGAGGCGGGCAACTGGAGTCCGCAGGACCTGCACGAACGTCAGGCATACGAATGGTACGACCCGGCTGGTCTACGAACGGCCTGGAAGGGGGAGCGACTGGTCGCTTTCTGCTGGACCAAAGTGCATTCCGGGGGACTCGGCGAGATCTATCTCATTGCGACCGACCCCGACCAGAGAGGCAGGGGATACGGTCGGGCCGCAGCTCTCGAGGGTCTGCGATTCCTCAACCGCCGGGCGGGCTCAACGACCGGAATGCTCTATGTGGACGCGGTGAACGACGGTGCTCTTCGGCTATACGAGCAGCTCGGATTCAGATGCCATCACACCGACCTGGATTTCCGGCTGAGGATCTGA
- the fusA gene encoding elongation factor G, which yields MIPERIRNVVLVGHGGAGKTSLAEALLNTAGATTRVGRVEDGTTVTDFEPEEIERQISLNVAVASCEWKGHKINILDTPGYADFTGDALAALRVADMAIFVVSGVDGVEVQTEALWRAAAAERIPRVVFINKLDRERSSFQRTLEQLTETFGKRIAPIQLPIGSEQNLSGIVRVVSSRAFGYSGKSKSSEIELPEDMVDLVSGAHTTLIEAVVETDDEMMERYFEGEEPSRDKIISSVHSGMLHGEIFPVLCGSAGSLIGIDTLADFIVEFGPNPLEHSAPPMESGELAVSADGPATAFVFKTHSDPYVGRISLFRVFSGSVKVDDNLENAARSSSGRMHNLFFMQGKDHHDATEIVTGDIAAVAKLDNVLAGDTLVTPGTGIRIKPVSFPSPVMSVAIFPKSSQDEDKLSVALQKVIEEDPTLAVERRPETHETVLSGLGDNHLDVTAARINRKFGVEIDTAIPTVPYRESITATTEAEGKHKKQSGGRGQFGVAFVKFAPLPRGTGFEFVNATKGGSVPRQFIPAVEKGVQEALEKGPLAGYPVVDVQATLYDGKYHSVDSDEMSFRMAGIMAFRAASPKLGAVILEPIVEARVRVPEDFMGDVIGDINAKRGRVLGMDTEGHLRVITVEAPLGEMQRYAVDLRSMTGGRGFFEMKFARYEEMPHQEAQKVIDAAQKDES from the coding sequence GTGATTCCCGAGAGAATCCGCAACGTGGTGCTGGTAGGACATGGCGGCGCCGGGAAGACGAGTCTCGCCGAAGCTCTCCTCAATACCGCCGGCGCAACCACACGGGTGGGGCGCGTCGAAGACGGCACCACGGTCACCGATTTCGAACCCGAAGAGATCGAACGACAGATCTCCCTGAACGTCGCAGTGGCCTCCTGCGAGTGGAAGGGCCACAAGATCAACATCCTCGACACACCGGGATATGCAGACTTCACCGGTGATGCCCTCGCCGCCCTCCGGGTCGCCGACATGGCCATCTTCGTCGTGTCGGGCGTCGACGGGGTCGAAGTGCAAACAGAAGCACTCTGGCGTGCCGCCGCCGCGGAAAGGATCCCGCGCGTTGTATTCATCAACAAACTCGATCGAGAACGGTCTTCGTTCCAGCGGACTCTCGAGCAACTCACCGAGACTTTCGGGAAGCGGATCGCGCCGATTCAGCTTCCAATCGGCTCCGAGCAAAACCTCAGCGGAATCGTCAGGGTCGTCTCCAGCCGCGCATTCGGATACAGCGGCAAGTCCAAATCATCTGAAATTGAACTCCCGGAAGACATGGTCGACCTCGTGTCCGGTGCCCATACCACCCTCATCGAAGCGGTGGTCGAGACCGACGATGAAATGATGGAGAGGTACTTCGAGGGCGAGGAACCGTCTCGCGACAAGATCATCTCATCGGTGCACTCGGGAATGCTCCACGGAGAGATATTCCCCGTCCTGTGCGGATCGGCCGGTTCGCTGATCGGGATCGACACCCTGGCAGACTTCATCGTCGAGTTCGGACCCAATCCCCTGGAGCATTCCGCTCCCCCGATGGAGTCCGGAGAACTGGCCGTGTCGGCAGACGGACCGGCGACCGCCTTCGTGTTCAAAACCCACTCGGATCCATACGTCGGCCGCATATCGCTGTTCCGGGTCTTCTCCGGATCGGTCAAGGTCGACGACAACCTCGAGAACGCCGCCCGCTCCAGTAGCGGGCGCATGCACAACTTGTTCTTCATGCAAGGCAAGGACCACCACGACGCAACGGAAATCGTCACCGGAGACATCGCAGCAGTCGCCAAACTCGACAACGTTCTGGCGGGCGACACTCTCGTCACCCCGGGCACAGGTATCCGGATCAAACCGGTGTCCTTCCCGAGCCCGGTGATGTCGGTGGCGATCTTTCCTAAGTCATCCCAGGACGAAGACAAGTTGTCCGTAGCTCTCCAGAAGGTCATCGAAGAGGACCCGACGCTGGCCGTCGAACGACGACCGGAGACCCACGAGACGGTGCTGTCGGGACTCGGCGACAACCACCTCGACGTCACCGCAGCGCGCATCAACAGGAAGTTCGGTGTGGAAATCGACACCGCTATCCCAACCGTCCCTTACCGGGAAAGCATCACGGCCACTACCGAAGCCGAAGGCAAGCACAAGAAGCAAAGCGGCGGTCGTGGCCAGTTTGGCGTAGCGTTCGTCAAGTTCGCCCCGCTTCCGCGCGGTACCGGTTTCGAGTTCGTGAACGCCACCAAAGGTGGCTCCGTACCCCGCCAGTTCATACCCGCCGTTGAAAAAGGGGTCCAGGAGGCCCTAGAGAAAGGTCCGCTCGCCGGGTACCCGGTGGTCGACGTACAGGCCACGCTCTATGACGGGAAATACCATTCCGTGGATTCGGACGAGATGTCTTTCCGAATGGCCGGCATCATGGCCTTCCGTGCGGCGTCTCCGAAACTCGGAGCGGTGATCCTGGAGCCAATCGTCGAAGCAAGGGTCCGCGTGCCGGAAGATTTCATGGGTGACGTCATCGGCGACATCAACGCCAAACGTGGGCGCGTTCTCGGAATGGACACCGAGGGCCACCTACGGGTTATCACCGTCGAAGCACCGCTCGGAGAAATGCAGCGGTATGCGGTTGACCTTCGCTCGATGACCGGAGGCCGCGGGTTCTTCGAAATGAAGTTCGCACGATATGAGGAAATGCCTCATCAGGAAGCGCAGAAGGTGATCGACGCGGCCCAAAAGGACGAGTCCTAG